The Candidatus Schekmanbacteria bacterium genome includes the window TGGGAATGCTGGCTACCGTGATAAATGCATTAGCTCTTCAAAGCGCCCTTGAAAATATCGGAGTATTTACGAGAGTATTATCTGCTATTGAGATGCGTGATGTAGCGGAACCATATATCAGGCGTCGCGCAATAAGACATTTGGAAAAAAAAAGAGTTGTAATATTTGCGGCAGGAACAGGGAATCCATTTTTCACAACAGATACTGCTGCCTCATTGCGTGGAATCGAGATTAAAGCTGATGTCTTTTTGAAAGCCACAAAGGTAGACGGCGTTTATACAGAAGACCCGATGAAAAATAAGAAAGCAAAGATGTTCAAGAAACTTACTTATCTTCAGGTACTTGAAAAAAGGTTAAAAATAATGGATTCTACAGCTATTTCATTGTGTATGGATAACAAACTTGGCATTATCGTTTTTAATTTAGGCAAGCATGGAAATCTTAAAAAGATAGTAAAAGGACAATCAGTAGGCACTGAAGTCAGGGGGTAAAGTATGAATGAAGATGTACTTCGTGAAACTGAAGAAGCAATGAAAAAAGCTGTTTCTTTTTTAACTAAAGAATTGGCAAAGGTTAGGACCGGCAGGGCAAATGCAGCAATTCTTGACTCAGTAAAAGTGGACTACTATGGCACTCCCACTCCAATTAATCAGCTTGCCACTATTTCAATTCCTGAAAGCAGACTTATAGTGATACAGCCATGGGACACCAATGTAATAGGACTAATAGAAAAAGCCATTATGAAGTCGGATTTAGGGCTTACACCAAATAGTGACGGAAAAGTGATTAGAATACCTATCCCTGAATTAACTGAAGAAAGAAGGCGTGAACTCGTAAAAACTGTAAAAAAAATGGGGGAGCAGGAAAAGATTACCATTAGGAATGCAAGGCGAAATGGAAATGAGAAATTGAAAAAGCTCGAGAAAGAGGGGCACGTATCTCAAGATGAAATTAAAAAATCTATTGAAAAGATTCAAAAAATAACGGATTCTTATATTGAAAAGGTGGATGAACTATTAAAGCTCAAGGAAGAAGAAATATTGACTATTTAGATTTTTTTGGAAGAATGGGAAGGAGGTGGAGTCAGAATGCACGTGATTACAGATGAGTGTATTGCCTGTGGTACTTGTGCAGAAGTATGCCCTGTACAGGCGATTGAAGAATCAGGTGATATGTACAAAATCAACGACCAATGTACTGATTGTGGAACTTGTGTCGAATCTTGTCCTGTTGATGCGATCAAGCCCGGTGAATAGGGAGTTTATATATAACAAGGGCGAAGTGCGTAAGACCTTCGCCCTTTTTAATTTATATGGGAAACTTTACGGTGGAAGAAGAAAAACTTTTAAAGAAGATTGATCCTGCAAAAATCCCTTCTCACATTGCAATAATTATGGACGGCAATGGGAGATGGGCAAGGCAAAGGAATTTGAGTAGGATAAATGGGCATAGAAAAGCCACTGAAACTGTAAGAAATGTCGTAATGGCATGCAGAGAATTGAATGTGGATGCCCTAACTCTATATACCTTTTCCATAGAGAACTGGAAAAGGCCAAAGTCGGAAGTCAAAGCACTTATGTCACTTCTGAAACGTTTCCTTTTGGAAGAATTGGAGGAAATGGAACAAAATAATATACGGCTTAAAGCAATGGGACATATCCACCTTCTTCCAAAGGATGTGCGTGTTATCCTCGATGATGTAATTTATAAGACCTGCAACAATGATGCAATGGTTCTAAATCTTGCCTTAAGCTATGGCAGCCGTATGGAAATAATCGATGCCGCAAAGAAAATGGCGCAGGAATATAAGAATGGAAAAATCAGACTTGAAGACATCGGTGAAGAAGAATTTGAGCAATACCTTTATACTTCAGATTTACCGCCTCTTGATTTGATGATTAGGACAAGTGGAGAACTGCGAATTTCTAATTTTTTGCTTTGGCAAATGGCTTATGCTGAAATATGGTTTACTCCGGTCTTGTGGCCTGATTTTCAAAAGAAACATCTCT containing:
- a CDS encoding isoprenyl transferase, with product MGNFTVEEEKLLKKIDPAKIPSHIAIIMDGNGRWARQRNLSRINGHRKATETVRNVVMACRELNVDALTLYTFSIENWKRPKSEVKALMSLLKRFLLEELEEMEQNNIRLKAMGHIHLLPKDVRVILDDVIYKTCNNDAMVLNLALSYGSRMEIIDAAKKMAQEYKNGKIRLEDIGEEEFEQYLYTSDLPPLDLMIRTSGELRISNFLLWQMAYAEIWFTPVLWPDFQKKHLYEAILDYQKRERRFGLTADQIQKRQKSVSG
- a CDS encoding UMP kinase, which produces MSGKIKYKRILLKVSGEILAGDKGYGIDLDVIKKIAAEIKDIHSLGTEIAVVVGGGNIFRGVSASAREMDRASADYMGMLATVINALALQSALENIGVFTRVLSAIEMRDVAEPYIRRRAIRHLEKKRVVIFAAGTGNPFFTTDTAASLRGIEIKADVFLKATKVDGVYTEDPMKNKKAKMFKKLTYLQVLEKRLKIMDSTAISLCMDNKLGIIVFNLGKHGNLKKIVKGQSVGTEVRG
- a CDS encoding ribosome recycling factor — protein: MNEDVLRETEEAMKKAVSFLTKELAKVRTGRANAAILDSVKVDYYGTPTPINQLATISIPESRLIVIQPWDTNVIGLIEKAIMKSDLGLTPNSDGKVIRIPIPELTEERRRELVKTVKKMGEQEKITIRNARRNGNEKLKKLEKEGHVSQDEIKKSIEKIQKITDSYIEKVDELLKLKEEEILTI
- a CDS encoding 4Fe-4S dicluster domain-containing protein; protein product: MHVITDECIACGTCAEVCPVQAIEESGDMYKINDQCTDCGTCVESCPVDAIKPGE